From the Halorhabdus utahensis DSM 12940 genome, one window contains:
- a CDS encoding response regulator transcription factor: MAESILVVDDDTTIRQLLRHRFEAAGFEVRVCEDGQEAADLLSTGFEPDALVVDVMMPRLNGTRLVRMLRNGELAVRTDLPVVMLTSRGREEHVLEGFDAGVDDYVSKPFRSAELLARVRRHLP, translated from the coding sequence ATGGCGGAATCGATCCTCGTCGTCGACGACGACACCACGATCCGGCAGTTACTTCGCCACCGCTTCGAAGCGGCCGGGTTCGAGGTTCGTGTCTGTGAGGACGGCCAGGAAGCTGCCGACCTCTTGTCGACGGGGTTCGAGCCCGACGCCCTCGTCGTCGACGTCATGATGCCCCGTCTCAACGGGACGCGGCTGGTTCGGATGCTCAGAAACGGGGAGCTGGCGGTCCGAACTGACCTGCCGGTCGTGATGCTCACCTCCCGCGGCCGGGAGGAACACGTTCTCGAAGGCTTCGACGCCGGCGTCGACGACTACGTCTCGAAGCCGTTCCGGAGCGCGGAGCTACTGGCCCGCGTCCGGCGACACCTCCCATGA
- a CDS encoding HEAT repeat domain-containing protein has translation MAGAVGAFGYEVPLIVILAVVALVIGLLLTVSFYITIGWSVYRSVVDERRDRVRDDLREALLERLFADDPGWEEWVETLSGTERRVTESLLDEFLRELDGGDKAQLQGLGVALGIPDRARNQLDGRGEFEHLDALTWLTLLDDPDPYLESAFEPKTPRERAATVTLLSETDSLADARQGVSILLDDIDGQFTVFGQDTLHRVSRSNPTPLLETARREYRSWNEPLLAQVLAVCANLETSVGDQDLSWLTAALETENEAIRAAAARALGSFGWRETVRDRAFLERAVGDPSPRVRGAVYEMLGAWGDQPALSVLLYALVSETHPRAVERGTAALVDRRDRIDPDTPAVLGPAWDWSVEHAEYDEMARHGSKRVYS, from the coding sequence ATGGCGGGGGCCGTCGGCGCGTTCGGGTACGAAGTCCCGCTGATCGTGATCCTGGCCGTGGTCGCGCTCGTGATCGGACTGCTACTGACCGTCTCGTTTTACATCACCATCGGCTGGTCAGTGTACCGCTCGGTCGTCGACGAGCGGCGTGATCGCGTCAGGGACGACCTTCGGGAAGCGCTGCTCGAGCGCCTCTTTGCCGACGATCCCGGCTGGGAGGAGTGGGTCGAGACGCTCTCCGGAACCGAGCGGCGAGTTACCGAGTCGCTGCTCGACGAGTTTCTCCGTGAGCTCGATGGCGGGGACAAGGCACAGCTGCAGGGGCTCGGCGTCGCCCTTGGGATTCCCGACCGCGCGCGCAACCAACTCGACGGCCGCGGCGAGTTCGAGCACCTCGATGCACTGACCTGGCTGACGTTGCTCGACGATCCCGACCCGTATCTGGAGTCTGCGTTCGAGCCGAAGACGCCGCGGGAGCGGGCGGCGACGGTGACGCTGCTGTCCGAGACCGACAGCCTCGCGGACGCCCGACAGGGTGTTTCGATACTGCTCGACGACATTGACGGCCAGTTCACAGTCTTCGGCCAGGACACGCTGCATCGCGTCTCACGATCGAACCCGACACCGCTGTTGGAGACCGCACGCAGGGAGTATCGAAGCTGGAACGAACCCCTGCTCGCGCAAGTGCTTGCGGTCTGTGCCAACCTGGAGACCAGCGTCGGCGACCAGGACCTCTCGTGGCTGACCGCGGCCCTGGAGACCGAAAACGAAGCGATCCGGGCCGCCGCGGCGCGGGCGCTCGGGAGTTTTGGCTGGCGGGAAACCGTCCGTGACCGGGCGTTTCTGGAACGGGCGGTCGGCGATCCGTCACCACGGGTTCGGGGTGCCGTCTACGAGATGCTCGGCGCGTGGGGGGACCAGCCAGCACTGAGTGTCCTCCTGTACGCCCTGGTGAGCGAAACCCATCCGCGAGCCGTAGAACGGGGGACAGCGGCGCTCGTCGACCGCCGCGACCGCATCGATCCCGACACGCCGGCGGTGTTGGGCCCGGCCTGGGACTGGAGTGTCGAACACGCCGAGTACGACGAGATGGCCCGACACGGCTCCAAGCGGGTGTATAGTTGA
- a CDS encoding sensor histidine kinase, producing the protein MDTPERRNYFRDLFEVGTDRSAPLEQKIERAITLGRDRLGVDYGVLSYTGAGEYEIVDSTIESGAYEAGTIHELGETWCRHVVSDREMLVVADAANSPYRDDVAREATGLQCYIGAAVLVDGEVYGTLCYSGEDPLEREFTEDDERFVQLLTQWISYEIEREQHYRALDAQNERLTEFAGVLAHDLRNPLTGARGYTELVEESVSDPEASHLQTVLESLDRMEQLITDTLSLAREGADVGEREPVSLAAVAERAWNTVQPDTAVLAVESDRTIRADASRLRQLFENLFRNVMEHCPPGTRVTVEGTDTGFAVSDDGPGLPPAIADSLFGGSFGSNRRGLGLLVVERVVSGHGWDGTVETDEDGTRFEFTGVGMVTEPPSASIQ; encoded by the coding sequence ATGGACACTCCGGAGCGCAGGAACTACTTTCGCGATCTGTTCGAAGTCGGTACCGATCGGTCCGCCCCGCTCGAGCAGAAAATCGAGCGAGCAATCACGCTCGGACGGGATCGACTGGGCGTCGACTACGGCGTCCTGTCGTATACGGGTGCCGGCGAGTACGAAATCGTCGACTCGACGATCGAAAGCGGGGCCTACGAGGCGGGGACGATCCACGAACTCGGGGAAACGTGGTGTCGCCACGTCGTGTCCGACCGCGAGATGCTCGTCGTCGCCGACGCGGCAAACTCGCCTTATCGCGACGACGTCGCCCGTGAGGCGACCGGACTTCAGTGTTATATCGGTGCCGCTGTCCTCGTCGACGGCGAGGTCTACGGCACGCTCTGTTACTCGGGGGAGGACCCACTGGAGCGGGAATTCACCGAGGACGACGAGCGGTTCGTCCAGTTGCTCACCCAGTGGATCAGCTACGAGATCGAGCGCGAACAACACTACCGGGCCTTAGACGCACAGAACGAACGCCTGACGGAGTTCGCCGGCGTCCTCGCCCACGACCTGCGGAACCCGTTGACCGGGGCCCGTGGCTATACGGAACTCGTCGAAGAATCTGTCTCCGATCCCGAGGCGAGCCATCTTCAAACCGTCCTCGAGTCCTTAGACCGCATGGAGCAACTCATCACAGACACCCTCTCGCTGGCCAGGGAGGGGGCCGATGTCGGCGAGCGCGAACCGGTTTCGCTGGCCGCGGTCGCTGAGCGGGCCTGGAACACCGTGCAACCGGACACCGCAGTGCTCGCCGTCGAGAGCGATCGAACGATCCGTGCCGACGCCTCCAGACTCCGGCAGTTGTTCGAGAACCTCTTTCGGAACGTGATGGAACACTGCCCGCCAGGGACCCGAGTGACCGTCGAGGGGACCGATACGGGGTTCGCCGTCAGCGACGACGGTCCCGGCCTCCCGCCGGCGATCGCCGATTCGCTGTTCGGCGGGTCCTTCGGTAGCAACCGCCGCGGCCTTGGCCTGCTCGTCGTCGAACGGGTCGTCTCCGGCCACGGCTGGGACGGGACGGTCGAAACGGACGAAGACGGCACACGCTTTGAATTCACTGGCGTCGGGATGGTCACTGAACCACCATCGGCCTCGATTCAGTGA
- a CDS encoding PAS domain-containing protein, producing MTRFDDGKTGPITVLYVNDDRSFGDLVRTKLSRCGEIDVETATAAETAMEKLATTEFDCVVTSYALPDGTGIDLLEQIQAEHDDLPTVLFTGRGSEEVASRATRADVSDYIPIRPNQESFELLARRIETLVDAARKRAAADRMTDRFRRTLERATDAIYAVDTDWRIEYMNEKMGDRVDRDPEEVVGNVLWEEFPAVVDTELEDRYRTAMETGESVSFEQYVGEPFEYWVDVRVFPDEDGLTVFSQEITDRKQQQREYQELAEEYDALLDTSGDAIFVLDVDMSGQDPEFTFAQLSPGYETQTGLSTDEVKDRTPRDVFGEERGAELAANYAECVEQREPISYREELSVAPDARFWETSLAPVIVDDEIVRIVGIARNVTEQVQRERKLEQANQRLEGLIEATPLTIMEIDADGEVIRWNEGAEEMFGWSREEVLGEFNPIIPEDQQTQFDAHRRAALNGKPIRGKEIQRETKEGRRLDLLLSVAPIEDSNGEVTSILAVLEDITEQKHLENRLRSLQRTAQQLSAAQSTEEIANIAVGAAVEILGFEITGIWEYDEREHALIPITETAEARELVGESPRFDPGDSLAWKAFDTGELQVFDDVREDDERYNEDTRIRSEIQVPLGDYGLISTGSPTTREFSETDVDLFRILGATVEAALARASREAELKRQNERLDQFASVVAHDLRNPLTVAMGFLEVAAETGDPDHFEKVEAAHDRIERLIEDLLTLARGETTIEDREQIDLGAVAREAWGYVDTSEATMEVAEGVPVVAGDAGRLSQLFENLFRNAVEHGGKDVTITVGKRADGGFYVADDGEGIPLENRESVFDHGVTTNEGGTGFGLSIVEDIAKAHGWTVSVSESDEGGARFDFDID from the coding sequence ATGACTCGTTTTGACGACGGGAAGACCGGACCGATAACGGTCCTGTACGTGAACGACGACCGTTCGTTCGGGGATCTGGTCCGGACGAAGCTGTCACGGTGTGGCGAGATCGATGTAGAGACGGCGACTGCTGCGGAGACGGCGATGGAGAAACTTGCGACGACCGAATTCGACTGCGTGGTGACCTCCTACGCGCTGCCCGACGGAACGGGGATCGACCTCCTCGAACAGATCCAGGCGGAACACGACGACCTCCCGACCGTCCTGTTCACCGGTCGCGGGAGCGAAGAAGTGGCGAGTCGCGCAACCCGGGCCGACGTCTCCGATTACATTCCGATCCGACCGAACCAGGAGAGCTTCGAGCTGCTGGCCCGGCGGATCGAAACGCTGGTCGACGCCGCGCGCAAGCGAGCGGCCGCCGACCGGATGACCGATCGGTTCCGACGGACGCTCGAACGGGCGACCGACGCGATCTACGCCGTCGACACCGACTGGCGGATCGAATACATGAACGAGAAGATGGGCGACCGAGTCGACCGGGACCCGGAGGAAGTCGTCGGCAACGTGCTCTGGGAGGAGTTCCCGGCGGTCGTTGACACGGAACTCGAAGACCGCTACCGGACGGCGATGGAAACCGGCGAGTCGGTCTCCTTCGAGCAATACGTCGGCGAGCCCTTCGAGTACTGGGTCGACGTTCGTGTGTTCCCGGACGAGGACGGCCTGACCGTCTTCTCCCAGGAGATCACCGACCGAAAGCAACAGCAACGCGAATATCAGGAACTCGCCGAGGAGTACGACGCGCTGCTGGATACGTCCGGTGACGCGATCTTCGTCCTCGACGTCGACATGTCAGGACAGGATCCGGAGTTCACGTTTGCACAGCTGAGTCCTGGGTACGAGACCCAGACCGGGCTTTCGACGGACGAGGTCAAGGACAGGACACCGCGGGACGTCTTCGGCGAGGAACGCGGTGCAGAGCTTGCGGCGAACTACGCCGAATGCGTCGAGCAGCGCGAGCCGATCTCCTATCGCGAGGAGTTGTCGGTCGCCCCGGACGCCCGCTTCTGGGAGACATCGCTCGCACCGGTCATCGTCGACGACGAGATCGTCCGGATCGTCGGTATCGCTCGGAACGTCACCGAACAAGTACAGCGCGAGCGCAAACTCGAACAGGCGAACCAGCGACTGGAGGGACTCATCGAGGCGACGCCGCTGACGATCATGGAAATCGACGCCGACGGTGAGGTCATCCGCTGGAACGAGGGTGCAGAGGAGATGTTCGGATGGTCGCGCGAGGAGGTCCTGGGCGAATTTAACCCGATAATCCCTGAGGACCAGCAGACACAATTCGATGCCCATCGCCGGGCAGCACTCAACGGGAAACCGATCCGTGGCAAGGAGATTCAACGAGAGACCAAGGAGGGGCGACGACTAGATCTCCTGCTGTCGGTCGCCCCGATCGAGGACTCGAACGGCGAGGTGACCAGCATTCTCGCCGTCCTCGAAGACATAACCGAACAGAAACACCTGGAGAACCGCCTTCGATCGCTACAGCGAACCGCACAGCAACTCAGCGCCGCACAGTCCACCGAAGAGATCGCCAATATCGCCGTCGGCGCTGCCGTCGAAATCCTCGGGTTCGAGATCACCGGGATCTGGGAGTACGACGAGCGGGAACACGCCCTCATCCCGATCACTGAGACAGCCGAGGCGCGCGAGCTCGTCGGCGAGTCACCGCGATTCGATCCGGGTGACAGTCTCGCCTGGAAGGCCTTCGACACCGGCGAACTCCAGGTGTTCGACGACGTCAGAGAGGATGACGAGCGGTATAACGAGGACACGAGGATCAGAAGTGAGATCCAGGTGCCCCTGGGCGACTATGGCCTTATCTCGACTGGCTCGCCGACGACCCGAGAGTTCTCCGAGACGGACGTCGACCTGTTCAGAATCCTCGGCGCGACCGTCGAGGCAGCGCTGGCACGGGCCAGCCGGGAAGCTGAGCTAAAGCGACAGAACGAACGTCTCGATCAGTTCGCGAGCGTCGTGGCCCACGATCTTCGGAACCCGCTCACCGTCGCGATGGGCTTTCTCGAAGTGGCCGCCGAGACGGGCGACCCGGACCACTTCGAGAAGGTCGAAGCCGCTCACGACCGGATCGAACGTCTCATCGAAGACCTCCTGACGCTCGCCCGTGGGGAGACGACGATCGAGGACAGAGAACAGATCGACCTCGGCGCAGTTGCACGGGAAGCGTGGGGCTACGTCGACACGAGCGAGGCGACGATGGAGGTCGCCGAGGGCGTGCCAGTCGTCGCCGGTGACGCCGGGCGGTTGAGTCAACTGTTCGAGAACCTCTTCCGAAACGCGGTCGAACACGGCGGCAAGGACGTGACGATCACGGTCGGCAAGCGAGCGGACGGTGGGTTCTACGTCGCGGACGATGGCGAAGGGATTCCGCTGGAAAATCGGGAGTCAGTGTTCGACCACGGCGTCACCACGAACGAGGGCGGAACGGGCTTTGGCCTCTCGATCGTCGAGGACATCGCGAAGGCACACGGCTGGACCGTCTCCGTCAGCGAATCGGACGAAGGCGGTGCGCGATTCGATTTTGACATCGACTGA
- a CDS encoding FAD-binding protein: MTAPMDVVVVGGGVAGRSAAVFTARHGLDTRVIDSGESILRRNAHLENFPGFPAGVNGRQLLDLLEEQAAEAGCEQVTGTVTRVEPTDEGFAVETEDSNRSQATYVVAATKNAVGYLDGVDGVGIIDRGKSFVDTDERGRTGVEGLYAAGRLAEKPHQAIVCAGHGAEVGVTILEDDGRPFYHDWVAPDGYFTDRGRELPPGCEEIDDEQRRERERRSLGVTRERFAEPHPDEQVTHPSLRGE, from the coding sequence ATGACTGCGCCGATGGACGTGGTCGTCGTCGGCGGCGGTGTCGCGGGCCGCTCGGCGGCCGTGTTCACCGCTCGCCACGGACTGGACACACGTGTGATCGACTCGGGTGAGTCGATCCTGCGCCGAAACGCCCACCTGGAGAACTTCCCGGGCTTCCCGGCCGGCGTCAACGGCCGGCAGTTACTGGATCTGCTCGAAGAACAGGCGGCAGAAGCCGGTTGCGAGCAGGTGACCGGAACCGTCACGCGGGTCGAGCCGACCGACGAGGGGTTCGCCGTCGAGACCGAGGACAGCAACCGCTCCCAGGCGACGTACGTCGTCGCGGCGACCAAGAACGCGGTGGGCTACCTCGACGGGGTCGATGGCGTCGGAATCATCGACCGGGGGAAGTCGTTCGTCGACACCGACGAGCGGGGTCGCACCGGCGTCGAGGGGCTGTACGCCGCCGGCAGACTCGCCGAGAAGCCCCACCAGGCGATCGTCTGTGCCGGCCACGGCGCGGAAGTCGGCGTGACGATCCTCGAAGACGACGGCCGGCCGTTCTACCACGACTGGGTCGCGCCCGACGGGTACTTCACCGACCGCGGTCGCGAGTTGCCCCCAGGTTGTGAGGAGATCGACGACGAACAGCGCCGGGAGCGCGAACGGCGCTCGCTCGGCGTGACCCGCGAGCGTTTCGCCGAACCGCATCCGGACGAACAGGTCACCCACCCGAGTCTGCGAGGCGAGTGA
- a CDS encoding DUF7551 domain-containing protein, whose amino-acid sequence MLGTTLEEIRSHIESLASEDGPYYLVCARYGDRPVPTTGLRFRTRAEARTAARATEQYRAALRRYDPRLPRYDVIVCQRSLRVTPGSTGRGSEPGGSTSRTDQARPPEDDQGADGEPRSEPSDVDPWSGSNHGPGSRVEFCHRVAGAVFEALSDCGHDAVESAVMDAYFELAERVGDLDDLCVCLLESMAGEIDRGLSADEQATVIDTAVSRLPGPASTDHPVEATLASLESRELLKEFTWSPATEGHDPRAVDVVVGLSGYALSPRDGRLPVLPVVVELVRHEPSKRVASLRVADLEDGWRIRLRLARSATSDELVTAHIRSEG is encoded by the coding sequence ATGCTCGGAACGACGCTCGAAGAGATCCGGTCACACATCGAATCACTGGCGAGCGAGGACGGGCCGTACTACCTCGTCTGTGCTCGCTACGGCGACCGGCCGGTCCCCACGACTGGCCTCCGGTTCCGGACCCGAGCCGAAGCACGGACCGCTGCACGCGCGACCGAGCAGTATCGGGCGGCGCTGCGGCGCTACGACCCGCGATTGCCCCGCTACGACGTCATCGTGTGCCAGAGATCCCTTCGGGTAACGCCCGGATCAACCGGCAGAGGTTCTGAACCTGGCGGATCGACCAGTCGAACCGATCAGGCACGGCCGCCCGAAGACGACCAGGGGGCCGACGGCGAACCGCGCTCGGAGCCGAGTGACGTCGATCCCTGGAGCGGGTCGAATCACGGTCCCGGGAGTCGCGTGGAGTTCTGCCATCGGGTTGCCGGGGCCGTCTTCGAGGCGCTGTCGGACTGTGGTCACGACGCGGTTGAATCGGCCGTGATGGACGCGTACTTCGAACTGGCCGAGCGCGTGGGGGACCTCGACGACCTCTGTGTCTGTCTGCTCGAGAGTATGGCGGGCGAGATCGACCGGGGACTTTCGGCCGACGAGCAGGCGACGGTCATCGACACGGCAGTCTCACGGTTGCCGGGGCCGGCTTCGACGGACCACCCGGTCGAGGCGACGCTGGCGTCACTCGAAAGCCGGGAGCTACTCAAGGAGTTCACGTGGTCGCCAGCGACCGAGGGTCACGATCCGAGGGCCGTCGATGTGGTCGTTGGTCTCTCCGGGTACGCGCTGTCACCCCGGGACGGGCGGCTGCCCGTCCTCCCCGTGGTCGTCGAACTGGTCCGTCACGAGCCGTCGAAGCGGGTCGCGTCGCTTCGCGTGGCCGATCTCGAGGACGGCTGGCGGATCCGCCTCCGACTGGCTCGTAGCGCGACGTCGGACGAACTCGTCACGGCACATATCCGTTCGGAGGGTTGA
- a CDS encoding DUF7260 family protein: protein MGAQTRIHDARDRVEDEREAIEAKLDAVDRFVDRVENCQPGPTPAAGSVTATAGTLSRDSPSGGDTCEVVREAFAETIRPHSLDDVEERESLPETIQTELSGSVAVALAPTMNTSFTPELKQAVLSEARTRRAETETLGKALQREATQLADAAAVVDEITGWIVTADETPLSDLGFEALRARHERLDTYRERCETVAMWRQSFLDGATNNGPEVGVTHRSLGPYLYQDFPTDHPVLTTVARLADTCGDCQRAVRDHLVRRA from the coding sequence ATGGGGGCCCAGACCCGAATCCACGACGCACGGGACCGCGTTGAGGACGAACGGGAGGCCATCGAGGCGAAACTCGACGCGGTCGACCGGTTCGTCGATCGCGTCGAGAACTGTCAACCGGGACCGACGCCGGCGGCTGGAAGCGTCACCGCGACCGCCGGCACGCTCTCCCGAGACAGTCCGAGCGGGGGCGACACCTGCGAGGTCGTTCGAGAAGCGTTCGCCGAGACGATCCGCCCACACAGCCTCGACGACGTCGAAGAGCGCGAGTCTCTACCGGAAACGATCCAGACGGAACTCTCCGGGTCGGTCGCCGTCGCGCTCGCACCCACGATGAACACCAGTTTCACACCCGAACTCAAGCAAGCAGTGCTTTCGGAAGCACGTACTCGCCGAGCCGAGACCGAGACGCTGGGGAAAGCCCTCCAACGCGAAGCCACGCAGTTGGCCGACGCTGCCGCGGTCGTCGACGAGATTACCGGGTGGATCGTCACGGCCGACGAGACTCCGCTGAGCGACCTCGGGTTCGAGGCACTGCGAGCGCGTCACGAGCGTCTCGACACGTACCGCGAGCGGTGTGAAACCGTCGCAATGTGGCGCCAATCGTTTCTCGACGGCGCGACGAACAACGGTCCGGAAGTCGGGGTCACTCACCGGAGCCTCGGTCCGTACTTATACCAGGACTTTCCCACGGATCACCCGGTGTTGACGACGGTGGCTCGACTCGCGGATACCTGTGGGGACTGTCAGCGAGCGGTTCGGGATCATCTGGTCCGGAGGGCCTGA
- a CDS encoding universal stress protein — translation MTRPSVLVPIRVLEGESLPEGVPDLLSNAHVVLLGYHVIPGQTAPGQARMQFEDRALDRLEEFEQALSDAGATVEHRLVFTHDAQQTLDRQIAENDCLAALVPRALADLEDVLVAVRGTVGIDRLARVVAGLFADRDIDVTLYHVTGEDETDEDVDVLLDGLTDRLADEDVDPARIKTRVDRDVKPVDAIAELAEDYDCVIMGESDPTLSTFVFGMPADQIAERFLGPVLVVQREPRE, via the coding sequence ATGACCCGACCATCAGTACTCGTCCCGATCCGCGTGCTCGAAGGTGAATCGCTCCCGGAGGGGGTGCCCGACCTCCTCTCGAACGCCCACGTCGTCCTGCTGGGGTATCACGTCATCCCCGGCCAGACGGCCCCCGGCCAGGCCCGGATGCAGTTCGAGGACCGCGCCCTCGACCGCCTCGAAGAGTTCGAGCAGGCACTGTCCGACGCGGGGGCCACTGTCGAACACCGACTGGTGTTCACCCACGACGCCCAGCAGACGCTCGACCGCCAGATCGCCGAGAACGACTGCCTGGCCGCGCTCGTGCCCCGCGCCCTTGCGGACCTCGAAGACGTGCTCGTCGCCGTTCGGGGCACCGTCGGCATCGACCGACTGGCACGCGTGGTCGCGGGGCTGTTCGCCGACCGGGACATCGACGTCACGCTCTATCACGTGACGGGCGAGGACGAAACCGACGAAGACGTCGACGTCCTGCTGGATGGACTCACCGACCGCCTGGCCGACGAGGACGTCGATCCCGCCCGGATCAAGACGCGGGTCGACCGGGACGTGAAACCGGTCGATGCCATCGCCGAACTCGCCGAGGACTATGACTGCGTGATCATGGGCGAGTCCGACCCGACGCTGTCGACGTTCGTTTTCGGGATGCCCGCCGACCAGATCGCCGAGCGGTTCCTCGGCCCCGTCCTGGTCGTCCAGCGGGAACCGAGGGAGTGA
- a CDS encoding APC family permease, with amino-acid sequence MDDREVDVSTAGENIEGQQPEPEPESVTDETTTHDEGVELERTIGLVGGLAIGIGTMIGAGIFVFPGLAAHEAGPAAALSFGIGGVIALLVALPASELATAMPRSGGGYYFISRSLGTAGGAIVGLGLWLGLVFAAAFYLVGLGHYVVAVFAEVGISLSLGPLAPHVVLGLLFGAALTALSVAGTERTAALQNIIVVVLLVILTGVLTFGILDAMGVFGRQSVPDAFFSKGYSPVLRTAALVFTSYLGFAQVATVAGEIKRPSRNLPLAMVGSVIIVTVFYAVTIFVATSTFGAERLGTFGETAMVNVGRDLLGLPGAVLILVAGLLATFSSANASILSASRSIYALSRDALLPKKASEINLKYGTPHVALAMAGGPILVLVATDSVEILAEVASFLHLVMYALICVALLVLRRRDPDWYDPDFRMPGAPVLPAIGGVASVALIAFMNGASIAIGVVIMVLSYGWYRYYADDVRLKGDI; translated from the coding sequence ATGGACGACCGCGAGGTCGACGTTTCGACAGCCGGCGAGAACATCGAGGGCCAACAGCCTGAGCCGGAACCCGAGTCGGTCACTGACGAGACGACGACCCACGACGAGGGCGTCGAGCTGGAGCGGACGATCGGGCTGGTCGGCGGGCTGGCGATCGGTATCGGGACGATGATCGGCGCGGGGATCTTCGTCTTCCCCGGCCTCGCCGCCCACGAGGCCGGCCCGGCAGCCGCACTCTCCTTTGGGATCGGCGGCGTGATCGCCTTGCTGGTCGCGCTCCCGGCCTCGGAACTCGCGACCGCCATGCCACGCAGTGGCGGTGGGTATTACTTCATCTCCCGCTCGCTGGGGACGGCCGGCGGCGCAATCGTCGGCCTCGGCCTGTGGCTGGGGCTGGTCTTCGCCGCCGCGTTCTACCTCGTCGGCCTGGGGCACTACGTCGTCGCCGTCTTCGCGGAGGTCGGTATCTCCCTCTCGCTCGGGCCACTGGCGCCACACGTCGTCCTGGGGCTGCTCTTCGGGGCCGCCCTCACCGCACTCAGCGTCGCCGGCACCGAGCGGACGGCGGCTCTCCAGAACATCATCGTCGTCGTGTTGCTGGTCATTCTGACGGGCGTGCTCACGTTCGGCATCCTTGACGCGATGGGCGTCTTCGGACGCCAGAGCGTCCCCGATGCGTTCTTCTCGAAGGGGTACTCCCCGGTACTCAGGACCGCCGCGCTCGTGTTCACCTCGTATCTGGGCTTCGCCCAGGTCGCGACGGTTGCCGGCGAGATCAAGCGCCCGAGTCGAAACCTGCCCCTGGCGATGGTCGGCTCGGTGATCATCGTCACCGTCTTCTACGCGGTGACGATTTTCGTCGCGACGAGCACCTTTGGCGCGGAGCGACTGGGCACCTTCGGCGAGACGGCGATGGTCAACGTGGGGCGGGACTTACTCGGGCTGCCCGGCGCAGTGTTGATCCTCGTCGCCGGCTTGCTGGCGACCTTCTCCAGCGCCAACGCCTCGATCCTGAGCGCGTCCCGATCGATCTACGCGCTGAGCCGCGACGCCTTGCTCCCGAAGAAGGCCAGCGAGATCAACCTCAAATACGGCACGCCACACGTCGCGCTGGCGATGGCCGGCGGCCCGATCCTGGTGCTCGTGGCGACCGACAGCGTCGAGATCCTCGCGGAGGTGGCCTCCTTCCTCCATCTGGTGATGTACGCGCTGATCTGCGTGGCTCTTCTGGTGTTGCGGCGACGCGATCCGGACTGGTACGACCCGGACTTCCGGATGCCGGGCGCGCCAGTCCTGCCGGCGATCGGCGGCGTCGCGAGCGTCGCGCTGATCGCGTTCATGAACGGCGCATCGATCGCCATCGGCGTCGTGATCATGGTGCTGTCCTACGGGTGGTACCGCTACTACGCCGACGACGTGCGACTCAAAGGAGACATCTGA